In one window of Thermodesulfobacteriota bacterium DNA:
- a CDS encoding M23 family metallopeptidase, giving the protein MDRRFLTLFVLANDASKPRKLNIPFRYLKAAGALSVVFSLVLAFIVLDYMRLRVNHVEFSSLKKENAEQKAVLQDFASKISGLESQLARLNLFDKKIRIIANIEKDPKPAGGAEQVLGMGGDSSVDESAFPSAGSRVDELVEKMRSDLLNLEYQAAEQEESFVDLNDHLVKKSVMLASTPSIWPAKGWVTSRFGSRISPFTGAPQHHAGMDIANSTGTPVIASADGIVVKVAKEANLGRVVVVSHGYGIKTTYGHLAETAVAVGQRVKRGAKIGAIGSTGRSTGPHLHYAVSLNGINVNPEKYILD; this is encoded by the coding sequence TTGGATAGGCGGTTTCTTACGCTCTTTGTCCTTGCGAACGACGCTTCCAAGCCGAGAAAGCTGAATATCCCCTTTAGATACCTCAAGGCCGCCGGAGCTCTTTCAGTCGTCTTTTCACTCGTCCTGGCCTTTATTGTGCTCGATTACATGAGGCTCAGGGTGAACCATGTCGAGTTCTCATCGCTCAAGAAGGAGAACGCCGAGCAGAAGGCAGTCCTCCAGGACTTCGCCTCCAAGATAAGCGGCCTCGAAAGCCAGCTCGCCAGGCTCAACCTCTTCGACAAGAAGATACGCATAATCGCCAATATCGAGAAGGACCCCAAGCCCGCCGGAGGCGCCGAGCAGGTGCTCGGCATGGGAGGAGATTCCTCTGTCGACGAGAGCGCGTTCCCGTCAGCCGGATCCAGGGTCGACGAGCTGGTCGAGAAGATGCGCTCCGATCTCCTGAACCTCGAATACCAGGCCGCCGAGCAGGAAGAGAGCTTCGTCGATCTCAACGACCACCTCGTGAAGAAGTCCGTCATGCTCGCCTCCACGCCTTCGATATGGCCGGCAAAAGGGTGGGTAACCTCCAGGTTCGGGAGCAGGATTTCCCCCTTCACAGGGGCGCCCCAGCACCATGCGGGCATGGACATAGCGAACAGCACGGGGACCCCGGTCATCGCGTCGGCGGACGGGATAGTAGTCAAGGTAGCCAAGGAGGCGAACCTCGGCAGGGTCGTGGTCGTCTCGCATGGGTACGGGATAAAGACCACCTACGGGCACCTCGCCGAGACGGCGGTGGCCGTGGGCCAGAGGGTCAAGCGCGGAGCGAAGATAGGCGCAATCGGCAGCACTGGTCGTTCGACCGGTCCGCACCTCCATTACGCCGTCTCCCTGAACGGGATAAACGTCAATCCTGAAAAGTACATACTCGATTGA
- a CDS encoding TldD/PmbA family protein yields MKGFLDDAGAEEAIGRLRKLLKGRADSYEIYFSLQKGLGVEAKDGAVDALKARSSRGVGLRTISGKRLGFAFTSVLSESALLELVDSAISGSREASEDEYLKLPLPQQGLSEEDLGLFDGSFGTRPEEDLIKAAVEIEEAALSFDKRVKRVRKASFSESLGAGRLVNSNGVDIVHAATYYSGSVTAVAEGDGEAQMGWEMGTGHKGADVDSRIIGSKAAENAVKRLGARTIKTTRCGAMIENTVACELLEALAGSFLGDGVIKGKSMLIGKKGKKVASGALNILDDGVLRGGWATSAFDAEGTASRKTALVLEGVCQGYLYDTYWAGRAGAASTGNAVRGGYKSTPGIGITNLYIEKGARGFETLLKELGSGLFITELLGVHTINAVSGDFSLGAAGFRVENGEAAYPVRGMAVSGNLLGLFSSVAECASDLRFIGSIGAPSLLVDEIEASGT; encoded by the coding sequence GTGAAGGGATTTCTTGATGATGCCGGCGCGGAAGAGGCTATAGGGAGGCTCAGGAAGCTCCTCAAGGGCAGGGCGGACTCGTACGAAATATATTTCTCGCTACAGAAGGGCCTGGGTGTCGAGGCCAAAGACGGGGCTGTGGACGCGTTGAAGGCCCGGTCGAGCAGGGGCGTGGGCTTGCGTACCATATCCGGGAAGAGGCTCGGGTTCGCATTTACCAGCGTACTGTCAGAGAGCGCGCTCTTGGAGCTGGTCGATAGCGCTATTTCAGGTAGCAGGGAGGCTTCCGAGGACGAGTATCTGAAGCTCCCCCTGCCGCAGCAGGGCCTTTCAGAGGAAGACCTGGGGCTGTTTGACGGCTCGTTCGGGACGAGGCCGGAAGAGGACCTCATAAAGGCCGCGGTTGAGATAGAGGAGGCGGCACTCTCATTCGACAAGAGGGTAAAGCGGGTGAGGAAGGCCTCCTTTTCCGAGTCCCTGGGCGCGGGAAGGCTCGTCAACTCGAACGGGGTGGACATCGTCCATGCCGCAACATATTACAGCGGGAGCGTCACCGCAGTAGCCGAGGGCGACGGCGAGGCCCAGATGGGCTGGGAGATGGGGACCGGCCACAAGGGAGCTGACGTGGACAGCCGGATAATCGGCAGCAAGGCCGCGGAGAACGCCGTCAAGCGCCTCGGGGCAAGGACCATAAAGACCACGAGGTGCGGCGCGATGATAGAGAATACCGTCGCCTGCGAGCTCCTCGAGGCCCTTGCCGGGTCGTTCCTCGGCGACGGCGTCATAAAGGGGAAATCCATGCTCATAGGGAAGAAGGGGAAGAAGGTGGCGTCGGGCGCGCTCAATATATTGGACGACGGGGTCTTGAGGGGCGGATGGGCCACCTCCGCCTTTGACGCCGAGGGCACCGCATCGAGGAAGACCGCGCTCGTCCTCGAAGGCGTATGCCAGGGCTATCTCTACGACACCTACTGGGCCGGAAGGGCGGGTGCCGCTTCGACGGGCAACGCGGTGAGGGGCGGTTACAAGTCAACGCCCGGCATAGGCATAACGAACCTCTATATCGAAAAAGGCGCAAGGGGGTTCGAGACTCTCCTGAAGGAGCTCGGAAGCGGGCTTTTCATAACCGAGCTCCTGGGTGTGCATACAATCAACGCCGTAAGCGGGGATTTTTCGCTCGGGGCCGCCGGCTTCCGTGTGGAGAACGGGGAGGCGGCCTACCCTGTGAGGGGGATGGCCGTCTCCGGCAACCTGCTTGGGCTTTTCTCGAGCGTGGCCGAGTGCGCCTCGGACCTGAGGTTCATAGGGTCCATCGGCGCTCCCAGCCTGCTGGTCGATGAAATCGAGGCGAGCGGAACATGA
- a CDS encoding Crp/Fnr family transcriptional regulator has product MTDVKEDARKVKEVLALNPLFKGLEDFYITDLIPRAELRSWPGGIQVITEGDEGDAVYFIISGKVKVTLYGEEGREIVLAVLKNGDMFGEMSIMDDKPRSANVEAVTDLSCLVISKSAFLEYLSRHHKVYMRLFAYLTGRLREATRKIGGLALLDVCGRIAHTLIGMANAEGSSEKAIAIERPTHEELAAMIGSSREVVSRALKKMTQEGYIKIEKGRILLYLSE; this is encoded by the coding sequence ATGACTGACGTAAAGGAAGACGCAAGGAAGGTGAAGGAAGTCCTGGCCCTGAACCCGCTTTTCAAGGGCCTCGAGGACTTCTACATAACCGACCTCATCCCGAGGGCGGAATTAAGGTCGTGGCCCGGCGGCATCCAGGTAATCACGGAAGGCGACGAGGGCGACGCCGTATACTTCATCATCTCCGGCAAGGTGAAGGTCACGCTCTACGGCGAGGAAGGGCGAGAGATAGTGCTGGCGGTCCTGAAGAACGGAGACATGTTCGGCGAGATGTCGATAATGGACGACAAGCCCAGGTCCGCTAACGTCGAGGCCGTTACCGACCTCTCCTGCCTGGTCATAAGCAAGTCCGCATTTCTGGAGTACCTCTCCAGGCACCACAAGGTATACATGAGGCTCTTCGCGTACCTTACGGGCAGGCTGAGGGAGGCGACGAGGAAGATAGGCGGGCTCGCGCTCCTGGACGTTTGCGGAAGGATCGCGCACACGCTCATCGGCATGGCGAACGCCGAGGGCTCCAGCGAAAAGGCCATAGCCATAGAGAGGCCCACCCACGAGGAGCTGGCCGCCATGATAGGCTCTTCCAGGGAAGTCGTGAGCAGGGCCCTCAAGAAGATGACCCAGGAGGGCTATATCAAGATAGAAAAAGGCAGGATACTCCTTTATCTCTCCGAGTGA
- a CDS encoding ATP-binding protein translates to MKKGLGIRFQLTAGMVIMTVAGIGLIGLLSVKIVERSALMWKASQAGDMVSFVRAAFRVQKEGALAASITGAALREAGVSAFRLTGPNGRTIIAEGSMPHGPGERFAPLEGFEAFRYGGGWFEGAGDSLRISAPVSWPGQGNGRLEFVLGLSDINEDMAGARRFLLVYALLDSAVIVIFGLFLLSRSVVGPIKRLEEAATRIAGGRLYERARVDVENEIGSLAASFNSMAGRLEEEIRSLERVNLELTTAQDEVLRSSTLAAVGRLAAGIAHEIGNPLGALRGYMDLLGKGGLDRSEEAEIVERASREVSRIDSIVREFLEVARPHRREGVAIAPVDVNALVEETLASLSMRDDFRGVRAEMDLREGLSPVMADEGKLRQVFMNLLLNAAHSMEGMADRPVRISTGTESRPKKAGRRRSDQPLGTDAAAAEFVTVSFSDSGSGISDEDAKRVFDPFFTTKGAGRGTGLGLFVSQSIIDAHGGEIAFRSAPGEGSVFTVALPSGRNR, encoded by the coding sequence ATGAAAAAAGGCCTCGGAATCCGTTTCCAGCTGACCGCGGGCATGGTCATAATGACCGTAGCTGGAATAGGCCTCATAGGGCTCCTCAGCGTAAAGATAGTCGAGAGGAGCGCGCTCATGTGGAAGGCGAGCCAGGCCGGGGACATGGTGAGCTTTGTCCGCGCCGCGTTCAGGGTCCAGAAAGAGGGGGCGCTTGCCGCAAGCATCACCGGCGCCGCGTTGAGGGAAGCGGGGGTTTCTGCCTTCAGGCTCACCGGGCCTAACGGCAGGACGATAATAGCCGAGGGCTCCATGCCCCACGGGCCCGGCGAGCGGTTCGCGCCCCTGGAAGGGTTCGAGGCCTTCAGGTACGGCGGAGGGTGGTTCGAGGGCGCCGGAGACAGCCTAAGGATATCGGCCCCGGTAAGCTGGCCGGGGCAGGGGAACGGAAGGCTCGAGTTCGTCCTGGGACTTTCCGATATAAACGAAGATATGGCAGGGGCCAGGAGGTTCCTCCTCGTCTACGCCCTCCTCGACTCGGCCGTCATAGTCATATTCGGCCTCTTCCTCCTTTCGCGCTCCGTCGTTGGGCCGATTAAACGCCTCGAGGAGGCGGCCACAAGGATAGCCGGGGGCAGGCTCTACGAGCGGGCCAGGGTCGACGTGGAGAACGAAATAGGGAGCCTCGCCGCCTCCTTCAACAGCATGGCCGGGAGGCTTGAGGAGGAGATAAGGTCGCTTGAGCGCGTGAACCTGGAGCTTACCACAGCGCAGGACGAGGTCCTGAGGTCCTCTACCCTTGCCGCCGTCGGAAGGCTGGCCGCCGGCATAGCGCACGAGATAGGGAACCCGCTCGGCGCGCTCAGGGGCTACATGGACCTCCTCGGGAAAGGCGGCCTTGACCGTTCCGAGGAGGCCGAGATAGTCGAGCGCGCCTCCAGGGAGGTGTCGAGGATAGATTCAATCGTGAGGGAGTTCCTGGAGGTGGCCCGGCCCCATCGTCGGGAAGGGGTTGCTATCGCGCCAGTGGACGTGAACGCGCTCGTCGAGGAGACGCTTGCGTCACTTTCCATGAGGGACGACTTCAGGGGGGTAAGGGCGGAGATGGACTTGAGGGAGGGGCTTTCGCCGGTTATGGCCGACGAGGGGAAGCTCAGGCAGGTATTCATGAACCTCCTACTTAACGCGGCGCATTCGATGGAGGGGATGGCTGACAGGCCTGTGAGGATATCGACGGGGACCGAGAGCAGGCCCAAAAAGGCCGGAAGGCGGAGAAGCGACCAGCCTCTGGGGACCGATGCCGCTGCCGCGGAGTTCGTGACGGTCTCTTTCTCGGACAGCGGCTCCGGCATATCAGATGAGGACGCGAAGAGGGTATTCGACCCTTTCTTCACGACCAAGGGCGCGGGCAGGGGCACGGGCCTCGGGCTTTTCGTCTCGCAGTCGATAATAGACGCGCACGGCGGGGAGATAGCGTTCAGGTCGGCCCCCGGCGAGGGCTCGGTCTTTACCGTCGCCCTCCCGTCCGGGAGGAACCGATGA
- a CDS encoding prepilin peptidase yields the protein MSVDIILILPLVFGAIVGSFLNVCIHRIPLGVSIVSPPSSCPNCTNRIPFYLNVPVISYILLRGRCSACGEPFSARYPVVEAFTALVALFTFLKFGPTPEAAVYFAFLSALIVITFIDLDLKIIPDVISLPGIAAGLLASFFLPYPGVLNSFIGAAAGGGVLFAVAWGYYLATGQEGMGGGDVKLLAMIGAFLGWKGVILTLLIGSFTGALTGALLMLALGKGSRYAVPFGPFLALGAAAHLFFGESIISWYLLKATGG from the coding sequence ATGTCCGTAGACATAATCCTTATACTGCCCCTCGTCTTCGGGGCCATAGTGGGCAGTTTCCTGAACGTCTGCATTCACAGGATCCCGCTCGGCGTATCGATAGTCTCTCCGCCTTCGAGCTGCCCGAACTGCACCAATCGCATACCCTTTTACCTGAACGTCCCGGTAATAAGCTACATATTGCTCCGCGGAAGGTGCTCCGCGTGCGGCGAGCCGTTTTCGGCGAGGTACCCCGTGGTCGAGGCCTTTACTGCTCTCGTCGCGCTGTTTACGTTCCTCAAGTTCGGCCCCACTCCGGAGGCCGCGGTCTATTTCGCGTTCCTCTCCGCGCTCATAGTCATAACCTTCATAGACCTCGACCTCAAGATAATACCCGACGTCATCAGCCTTCCGGGCATAGCCGCGGGGCTTCTGGCCTCGTTCTTTCTCCCTTACCCCGGGGTGCTGAATTCGTTCATCGGCGCCGCAGCCGGGGGCGGCGTACTCTTTGCCGTGGCCTGGGGGTATTACCTGGCGACCGGGCAGGAGGGCATGGGAGGCGGGGACGTGAAGCTCCTGGCCATGATAGGCGCGTTCCTCGGCTGGAAAGGCGTGATCCTTACGCTCCTCATCGGGTCTTTTACCGGCGCTCTCACAGGCGCTCTACTCATGCTCGCGCTAGGCAAGGGTTCGAGGTACGCGGTGCCGTTCGGCCCGTTCCTCGCCTTGGGGGCCGCGGCGCACCTTTTCTTCGGCGAGTCTATAATAAGCTGGTATCTACTCAAGGCCACGGGCGGCTAA
- the argJ gene encoding bifunctional glutamate N-acetyltransferase/amino-acid acetyltransferase ArgJ, whose product MADFTKAGRQFELRVPGFRAAGAAAGIKKNGKKDLAVIVSDSPASVAGVFTTNSVKAAPVLLDMKRIKKGLASGLIVNSGNANACTGKEGMRNAEAMAEMAERTLGLKKGSVLVASTGVIGVPLPIEKVEKGLPLLSRSLGYEGLGQAAEAMMTTDAFPKKTVMKAKIGGVEVTLAGIAKGAGMICPDMATMLAFFFTDARIKAPALSKALKAAVDLSFNSIIVDNDTSTNDTVLAFANGAGNGGEIREGTRELDSFTVLLTAASTELAHMIVKDGEGATRFVEIEVSGAASAADARRAARTVAESYLCKTAFFGGDPNWGRIIAAIGRAGVRMREERTAVSFNGVQVVLKGLDTGKEREAARAMKKKELLVLVDLGAGKASSRVWTTDLTYEYVKINSAYRT is encoded by the coding sequence ATGGCGGATTTCACGAAGGCCGGCAGGCAGTTCGAGCTTAGGGTGCCGGGGTTCAGGGCCGCGGGCGCGGCTGCGGGCATAAAAAAGAACGGAAAGAAGGACCTTGCCGTAATCGTAAGCGACTCCCCGGCATCGGTTGCCGGGGTCTTTACGACCAATTCCGTCAAGGCCGCCCCGGTCCTCCTCGACATGAAGAGGATTAAAAAAGGGCTGGCGAGCGGGCTTATAGTGAATAGCGGCAACGCCAACGCGTGCACAGGAAAAGAAGGCATGCGGAACGCGGAGGCCATGGCCGAGATGGCCGAGCGCACGCTGGGCTTGAAGAAGGGGAGCGTGCTCGTGGCCTCGACCGGAGTCATCGGCGTGCCGCTCCCGATAGAGAAAGTGGAGAAGGGACTTCCTTTGCTTTCCAGGTCCCTCGGGTATGAGGGCCTGGGCCAGGCGGCGGAGGCCATGATGACCACCGACGCCTTTCCCAAGAAGACCGTGATGAAGGCGAAGATCGGCGGCGTTGAAGTAACGCTCGCCGGGATCGCGAAGGGCGCCGGCATGATATGCCCCGACATGGCCACGATGCTCGCCTTCTTTTTCACCGACGCCCGCATAAAAGCCCCGGCGCTTTCAAAGGCCCTGAAGGCCGCGGTCGACCTTTCCTTCAACAGCATAATAGTCGATAACGACACCTCCACCAACGACACCGTCCTCGCCTTCGCGAACGGCGCCGGGAACGGCGGCGAAATAAGGGAGGGCACAAGGGAGTTAGATTCCTTCACCGTGCTCCTCACGGCGGCCTCTACCGAGCTCGCCCACATGATAGTGAAGGACGGAGAGGGCGCGACAAGGTTCGTGGAAATAGAGGTCTCGGGCGCGGCAAGCGCGGCGGATGCCAGAAGGGCCGCCAGGACCGTCGCCGAATCATACCTTTGCAAGACCGCCTTTTTCGGAGGCGACCCGAACTGGGGGCGCATAATCGCCGCAATAGGCAGGGCGGGCGTCAGGATGAGGGAAGAGAGGACCGCCGTATCCTTTAACGGCGTGCAGGTCGTTCTAAAGGGGCTCGATACCGGCAAGGAAAGGGAAGCGGCAAGGGCCATGAAGAAAAAGGAGCTCCTGGTGCTGGTTGACCTGGGCGCGGGCAAGGCCTCGTCAAGGGTCTGGACGACCGACCTCACCTACGAGTACGTCAAGATAAACTCCGCTTACAGGACCTAA
- the secA gene encoding preprotein translocase subunit SecA: MLNSLLKKVFGSKNEREVKKMAPIVAEINSLEPSMKALSDEGLKDLTLRFREELASGKTLDDMLPRAFAAVREVAWRRLKMRHFDVQLMGGYVLNSGKISEMKTGEGKTLVATLPLYLNALTGKGAHLVTVNDYLARRDSHWMGAVYHALGLTVGIIQSDESYVYDPSYTEGPGTFTHLRPVTRKDAYNADITYGTNNEFGFDYLRDNMKFSLDEYVQREHNFAIVDEVDSILIDEARTPLIISGPTEDSTDKYYEIDRIMPGLRKEDHFTVDEKAKQVLLTEEGMNRVEELLGIDNLYDPAHIETLHHVNQALRAHVLFHRDVDYVVKEGQVIIVDEFTGRLMTGRRWSDGLHQAVEAKEKVKIESENQTLATITFQNYFRMYEKLAGMTGTADTEAAEFRNIYNLDVVVIPTNRPLARVDATDLVYKTKKEKFKAVIKDLEESYRQGRPVLVGTISIEDSERLSKMLASHKIPHHVLNAKQHEREAEIVAQAGRLKAVTISTNMAGRGTDILLGGNPEYLAAARAGKDDTNPEYKAAIEKARALCEEEKARVLALGGLYILGTERHESRRIDNQLRGRAGRQGDPGSSRFYMSLEDDLLRIFGSERIASIMERIGMEEDVPIEHGLVSKAIENAQKKVEGHNFDIRKHLLEYDDVMNQQRTVVYGYRKQILGQQGLREMVKEFSDEAARELVGTHVDEKSHVEDWDLKTINDAAMMQFGIHFGPDDMQGVNSREALAEAIAEKAWKSYEEKVALVGNESFLQFEKVILLHTLDSLWKDHLLSMDHLKGGIGLRGYGQKNPLQEYKKEGFELFAGLIARLRSEVCERLFKVQIKMEGNAEAAPPPPQPRQSQQRVRYSRGEEADKGPEKEQPVVRAGEKVGRNDPCPCGSGLKYKRCCGMTVAR; encoded by the coding sequence ATGTTAAACAGCCTGCTTAAAAAAGTTTTCGGCTCCAAGAATGAGCGCGAAGTCAAAAAGATGGCGCCCATAGTCGCGGAGATAAACTCGCTTGAGCCGTCCATGAAGGCCTTGAGCGACGAGGGGCTCAAGGACCTGACCTTGAGGTTCAGGGAGGAGCTTGCCTCCGGCAAGACCCTGGACGACATGCTGCCGAGGGCGTTCGCCGCTGTGAGGGAGGTCGCGTGGAGGCGCTTGAAGATGCGCCATTTCGACGTCCAGCTCATGGGCGGGTACGTGCTCAACAGCGGCAAGATCTCCGAGATGAAGACGGGCGAGGGAAAGACCCTCGTGGCCACGCTCCCGCTCTATCTTAACGCCCTGACCGGCAAGGGAGCGCACCTCGTTACCGTGAACGATTACCTCGCCAGGAGGGACAGCCACTGGATGGGGGCGGTATACCACGCCCTCGGCCTTACCGTGGGCATCATCCAGAGCGACGAGAGCTACGTCTACGACCCTTCCTACACCGAAGGGCCGGGCACTTTCACACACCTCCGTCCCGTGACGCGTAAGGACGCCTATAACGCCGACATAACCTACGGCACCAATAACGAGTTCGGGTTCGACTACCTCCGCGACAACATGAAGTTCTCGCTCGACGAGTACGTGCAGCGGGAGCACAACTTCGCCATAGTCGACGAGGTGGACTCCATCCTCATAGACGAGGCCAGGACACCGCTCATCATCTCCGGGCCGACCGAGGACTCCACCGACAAGTATTACGAGATAGACCGCATAATGCCGGGGCTCAGGAAAGAGGACCACTTCACGGTCGACGAGAAGGCCAAGCAGGTCCTCCTTACCGAGGAGGGCATGAACAGGGTGGAGGAGCTCCTCGGCATAGATAACCTCTACGACCCGGCGCACATAGAAACGCTCCACCACGTGAACCAGGCGCTCCGCGCGCACGTCCTCTTCCACAGGGACGTGGACTACGTCGTGAAAGAGGGCCAGGTCATAATAGTAGACGAGTTCACGGGCCGCCTCATGACGGGAAGGCGCTGGAGCGACGGGCTCCACCAGGCGGTGGAGGCCAAGGAGAAGGTCAAGATAGAGAGCGAGAACCAGACGCTGGCGACGATCACATTCCAGAACTACTTCAGGATGTACGAGAAGCTCGCGGGCATGACCGGCACCGCCGACACCGAGGCCGCCGAGTTCCGGAACATCTACAATCTCGACGTGGTGGTCATCCCCACGAACAGGCCGCTGGCGAGGGTGGACGCGACGGACCTCGTCTACAAGACCAAGAAGGAGAAGTTCAAGGCCGTAATAAAGGACCTCGAGGAGTCCTACAGGCAGGGGAGGCCGGTTCTCGTCGGCACCATCTCCATCGAGGACTCCGAGCGCCTCTCCAAGATGCTCGCAAGCCACAAGATCCCGCACCACGTGCTGAACGCCAAGCAGCACGAGCGGGAGGCCGAGATAGTGGCACAGGCCGGCAGGCTCAAGGCCGTGACCATATCGACCAACATGGCCGGTAGGGGGACCGACATACTACTCGGCGGAAACCCCGAGTACCTCGCCGCCGCCCGCGCCGGGAAGGACGACACGAACCCCGAGTACAAGGCGGCGATCGAGAAGGCGAGGGCGCTCTGCGAGGAGGAGAAGGCCAGGGTCCTAGCCCTGGGAGGCCTCTACATCCTCGGCACCGAGAGGCACGAGTCCAGGCGCATAGACAACCAGCTGCGGGGCCGAGCGGGCCGCCAGGGCGACCCGGGCTCGTCAAGGTTTTACATGTCCCTCGAGGACGATCTGCTCCGCATATTCGGCTCTGAGAGGATAGCCTCCATAATGGAGAGGATAGGCATGGAGGAGGACGTGCCCATCGAGCACGGCCTCGTCTCCAAGGCCATAGAGAACGCGCAGAAGAAGGTAGAGGGCCATAACTTCGACATAAGGAAGCACCTCCTGGAATATGACGACGTCATGAACCAGCAGAGGACCGTCGTCTACGGGTACAGGAAGCAGATACTCGGGCAGCAGGGCCTCCGGGAGATGGTGAAGGAGTTCTCCGACGAGGCCGCGAGGGAGCTGGTCGGCACGCACGTCGACGAGAAGAGCCATGTCGAGGACTGGGACCTTAAGACGATAAACGACGCGGCCATGATGCAGTTCGGGATACACTTCGGCCCCGACGACATGCAGGGCGTGAACAGCCGCGAGGCGCTTGCCGAGGCCATAGCCGAGAAGGCATGGAAGTCATACGAGGAGAAGGTCGCTCTCGTCGGGAACGAGTCCTTCCTCCAGTTCGAGAAGGTGATACTGCTGCATACGCTGGATTCCCTCTGGAAGGACCACCTGCTTTCCATGGACCACCTTAAGGGCGGGATAGGGCTCCGCGGCTACGGCCAGAAGAACCCCCTGCAGGAATACAAGAAGGAAGGGTTCGAGCTCTTCGCGGGCCTCATCGCGAGGCTCCGGAGCGAGGTCTGCGAGCGGCTCTTCAAGGTGCAGATAAAGATGGAGGGGAACGCCGAGGCCGCCCCGCCTCCCCCGCAGCCCAGGCAGAGCCAGCAGAGGGTGAGGTACTCGAGGGGCGAGGAAGCGGATAAGGGCCCCGAAAAGGAGCAGCCTGTCGTAAGGGCCGGCGAGAAGGTGGGCAGGAACGACCCGTGCCCATGCGGGAGCGGCTTGAAATACAAGAGATGCTGCGGCATGACCGTGGCAAGATAA
- a CDS encoding HEPN domain-containing protein encodes MEPFLKEAEKWLRQAEYDLKAAEWTQQGGFHAQATFLAQQSAAKSLRSFLFLSKEDARETRSVVELIDRAIVHEEEFRKFVGSSRSLDLYYKTSRFPDAIPGGIPSEVISGKESVEAIRQAADIIAIVEKKRKSAIPESL; translated from the coding sequence ATGGAACCTTTTCTTAAGGAAGCTGAAAAATGGCTGAGGCAGGCCGAATACGACCTGAAGGCCGCGGAGTGGACGCAGCAGGGCGGCTTCCACGCCCAGGCAACCTTCCTTGCGCAGCAGTCGGCCGCCAAGTCCCTCCGGTCCTTCCTCTTCTTAAGCAAGGAGGACGCCCGCGAGACACGCTCTGTCGTGGAGTTGATCGACAGGGCCATAGTCCACGAGGAGGAGTTCAGAAAATTCGTGGGTTCGTCCAGGAGCCTCGACCTCTATTACAAGACCTCGCGCTTCCCGGACGCAATCCCGGGCGGCATCCCCTCGGAAGTCATATCGGGCAAGGAGTCGGTCGAGGCGATACGCCAGGCAGCCGACATAATCGCCATAGTCGAGAAGAAAAGGAAGTCGGCCATTCCGGAAAGCCTTTAG